A window of Macrotis lagotis isolate mMagLag1 chromosome X, bilby.v1.9.chrom.fasta, whole genome shotgun sequence contains these coding sequences:
- the ELAC1 gene encoding zinc phosphodiesterase ELAC protein 1 — protein MSMDVTFLGTGSAYPSPTRGASAVALRCEGACWLFDCGEGTQTQFMKSQLKAGRITKIFITHLHGDHFFGLPGLLCTISLQSSPTASKPPMEIYGPVGLRNFIWKTMELSHSELTFPYVVHELVPTEDQCPAGELKDFSYLDAADNPPNEIQGRTILLDSVEGSYVLVNDEQFLVKAFRLFHRIPSFGFSVAEKERPGRLNAQKLKDLGVPPGPAYGKLKNGVAVVLENGVKVSPQDVLEKPIPGRKICILGDCSGVVGDGGMKLCFEADLLVHEATLDDAHMDKAKEYGHSTPRMAAEFAKLCKVKRLVLTHFSQRYKPPLLSGEGETDDIRELKKQAESVLDFQEVTLAEDFMVIDIPKKKTISIT, from the exons ATGTCCATGGATGTAACCTTCCTAGGAACGGGCTCTGCATACCCATCGCCCACCAGGGGAGCCTCTGCTGTAGCTCTCCGATGTGAAGGAGCCTGCTGGCTTTTTGATTGTGGGGAAGGGACACAAACACAGTTCATGAAAAGCCAACTTAAAGCAG ggagaatAACAAAGATCTTCATAACTCATCTTCATGGGGATCACTTCTTTGGCCTTCCTGGTCTTCTTTGTACTATCAGTCTACAGAGCAGTCCCACTGCTTCCAAACCACCTATGGAAATCTATGGGCCTGTAGGGCTTCGGAACTTCATTTGGAAGACTATGGAGCTCTCTCACTCAGAATTGACTTTTCCCTATGTTGTCCACGAGTTGGTGCCCACAGAAGATCAGTGTCCTGCCGGAGAATTAAAAGACTTCTCTTACCTAGATGCAGCTGACAACCCTCCCAATGAGATTCAAGGGAGAACGATCCTCTTAGACTCAGTTGAAGGCTCTTATGTTCTGGTCAATGATGAACAATTTCTTGTAAAAGCATTCCGCCTTTTCCATCGCATTCCATCCTTTGGTTTTTCAGTGGCAGAGAAGGAACGCCCAGGAAGACTCAATGCACAGAAACTAAAAGACCTTG GTGTCCCGCCAGGTCCTGCCTATGGGAAACTGAAAAATGGAGTTGCTGTTGTTTTGGAAAATGGAGTTAAAGTTTCTCCCCAAGATGTCTTGGAAAAGCCTATTCCTGgaagaaaaatatgcattttgGGTGACTGCTCTGGGGTTGTAGGTGATGGAGGAATGAAATTATGCTTCGAGGCAGATCTTTTGGTTCATGAAGCCACCCTAGATGATGCTCACATGGATAAAGCAAAAGAATATGGTCATAGCACCCCACGTATGGCGGCAGAGTTTGCCAAGTTGTGCAAAGTCAAGAGACTGGTTCTTACTCACTTTAGTCAGAGGTACAAACCACCCCTCCTGTCTGGAGAGGGAGAAACAGATGATATTAGAGAATTAAAAAAGCAAGCTGAATCTGTGTTGGATTTCCAAGAAGTGACGCTAGCAGAGGATTTCATGGTGATTgacattccaaagaaaaaaacGATCAGCATTACCTGA